tgatgatgataagagaagtgttGATTGCTTATGTACGTGAggcagttgcctcgctagagccgctcgtcgagcttggtgtcctgcaggaacttcaacaatacttttgttgcacgcattcactgtcttgtggtgtgacgactCTATAGGCCGGCGTTCCAGGACTGCCTGCTCCGAAAACGGCCGGTCGTGAAGACGCAGCAGCGCGGTCGCGGGTGACTGCCTGTGTGCTCGTGAGGCTcatagcgcgtgaaaagacatggacgaaagggagacgtgacacacacaggctcTAAAACAAGTAGAAAGGAGCTcgatgtactagaaatgaaatgctgtaatgcagtgatttgggcttgttggtatggcaaCGTGAGGCTcatagcgcgtgaaaagacatggacgaaagggagacgtgacacacacaggctcTAAAACAAGTAGAAAGGAGCTcgatgtactagaaatgaaatgctgtaatgcagtgatttgggcttgttggtatggcaaCGTGAGGCTcatagcgcgtgaaaagacatggacgaaagggagacgtgacacacacaggctcTAAAACAAGTAGAAAGGAGCTcgatgtactagaaatgaaatgctgtaatgcagtgatttgggcttgttggtatggcaaCGTGAGGCTcatagcgcgtgaaaagacatggacgaaagggagacgtgacacacacaggctcTAAAATAAGTAGAAAGGAGCTcgatgtactagaaatgaaatgctgtaatgcagtgatttgggcttgttggtacggcatcgtgaggcttatagggcgtgaaaagacaaggacgaaagaagacctgacacacacaggcgctataAGCCCTTGTCACGTCAATACGTGATCACGCCTATAAACCcgttcttgtcttttcatgctgcctcacgatgtcataccaacaaacccaaatcactgcattaccGCCTTTGTGCGCTGTGATCGACAGtttcctcgccgccgcagtggtcacacgcagcacGAGCCTCCCATCCAATGCTGAAAACAAATGActttgtaaatgcgacgccaagccacaatCGGTGAAGTACCGTTCTCTCGGGTAGTGATATATTCTGCAACACGTGAAGTACTGGCATGTATGTAAATGGGCTACGCCACGTAAGAGCAATAAATTATTTACTACGCAGGGAAGCTGATGAGTGACGCACACAGTCCGAAGTTTAAGAGCGATGAGaacaagatttaaaaaataaTCCGTACAATTTACCTTTGTCAGTGTAAGCGAATCGCTAACCTATTCAATGCGCTTTAATGTGTATAACTTGTTTTAGAGAAAATATTTAAGGTGGCGTTTGTTGGTTCATCGCTTAATTTCGTAAGGAACGGAGTCGATAACCAACAAATATGTTCCGGTAGCATTGGCGGCTCTgtattcgaagaccgaatcgaatagtcggtattcgtaaatgcgaacattcttatacagcgaagctgtaaatgcGGACAattgtgccgtcgttgtcggactccGCCAAAAAGGTGCCACGTGACCTACCGAGCGAGGAAAGCAAGATCTCAAGTGGGGAAAGGGACACTTCTCGCTGGAGCAAGTatagtgccggcagccacgtcaatcgtcaaaccaatccaaccaatcgtcaaagcTAGTGTAGCGCCCGCATCTCctgtggtgggccttgcgcccaaaaCATGGAGCTTTGTATTTAGTGGCCCCGCACATTCCACCCCAGCTACAACTCgcgggaagaccacgagtagtgcgcactcctgagaaagaagctgcctaccgcgagcgttaGCGAgtgttggctcgtgaacgggctcgtcgtcctAGGGCCGATCCCGAGCTGCGCGCCAGAGGTGACGAGTTTGAACGGCAGCGCCGggaggccgatcccgaagtgCGGGCTCGAGACGCCGAAACACATCGGCAGCGCTGGGGGGTGAACGAATGGCGACACAAAAGGTTTACGATACATACTACTAGCGAGGTTTGACTTGAATGGTGTGACAGCCCGTGTTGCTAACACGGCTtggctgttcgaccatcttcatgGACTGGAAGGGGCGGCGATTTGTTCGATTACTCCTTGAATATTTCTACGCGTCCACTGTGCCCGAATACACATAAAATCGAAGTAGAAGTACGGTAAGGTTTCACCCCCACGGGCATAGCATTGACATAAAACGCGAAAACTTGCGTAGTAGAGCAGCCTACGTTGCTTAGGTAGCCATACGTAACAAGCTATGCAGCGATCTTTCGCACTCTCTGAAGaaccctgtgcatgcgaagaaacagCTTGCTCACTCCTAATGCTCCGTTCGTGCGTttaaaaatcatgagccattccacgctgcttgctatagagatacatccccagcTAGGTGGGAGGCagccctccgcaacccactcctggctgagcaacgttgggctgtccagcaggcccacgatgcggctggcaggctaggcctgtcggtcccaacgtgggagcggcccgcgacgtgctaatacgcgttctgcaggactgtaaaataaaagttactcaatcaatcaatcaaattccACGCTGCGacggtggttgaccagcgaagctgtttagcacgcgACACGGAGGTGGCACATAatttttgaacaaaggtacgaacccattcgttgtcttgatgggtggtcatcgtgatgaAAGGTgggcacactcatttattgtcttgatcggtggtcattatttcactcgcaactgcaatcacattctttggtaaggttaaatcgatgcacgtacgccgctgggtggtcggttgggccggatcggtgggGCATCGCGAGGACGTGCCTGCCACACGGAACGCGTAagccgctcccttttcggtaccgacacatccacattgaaatcaccgacagtgacagcaggggtagtgtcatcgcagctaatttaCGCAAAGTGAGtggccatgaaccttacgggactatgagtcattgcaattttttgcttgcttgcgggggtatgagcGATTTCTtacaggggtatgtgccactgatgatgacagttttcgacctGTGGTGTATGTTGTacgcgtgattagaaagaatttaagcgctggtcgcttcactttgcttagtgctagtagcctctgccttatgggTCTATGAgtaattgcattttttgcttgcccatgggagcatgaatgcttacgggggtatgagccattggtaATGATAGTtcttgttcacggagaacaaaagcGCGCGGAACCCTATCCATATACAACTTCGTTGCAATAAAGAACGCTTCATACCGTACTACGTAAGGACAGAACATTGCTGACCTTTAAAATACTGGAAATCGAGCATCGTTTAATATTCTTGTGATAAcggctattcattattcgaaacctattcgaaaagtattcgattcgATCCGCTTGTGGCACTATACCGTATACTCGTATTCGACTCAGTCTGAAAAAATTACTATTCGCACGATTAGGCAGTGGAGAGAGacctgctgttgctgcttaacTCTAACAATAGCACATATCCACCACGGGTAGTACTGGCCCGACGAGCACTCCACGCAGCACTCGAAAGTACTGTTGGCCACatctaatgtaaaaaaaaagaagcccagTTGCGATGCCCCGTTGGCTCCGTAGCACTGAAAGAATGTGCCTTTCGTGGTGGTGTAGCGCTTAGCCTCACAGGTCGGCAGGATACGCGTGTACTCGTTCATGTTAATACTCTTACACGGGCTACACACTCACCCACTCTCGTGTGCATCACGCTCGTCGGCATTCGCTCCCGCTCGTTGACTTGTGCTGACCGACACCCGCTCGCGTTCTTAGTCGCTTCCATTTGCATTTAGAAGCATCCACTTGTGCTCATACTGGcactcccccgcccccctccccgccctCTCGTCGGAACCCACATGTCTGCTCCCGTCCAATCAAGCTCGCCATCGCTGGCTCGCTTTCGTACTCACTTTGTAACCAGCCGCTGACTCCTGCAAACGCTCACGTCCCGGTACACCATTCATCACTCACTAACACACTATCCCACCCTCCTGAGATGAGTATGGAGTAGGCTTGAGTATGTCTACTCGTAGGTGACAACGCCGACCTTGCACCACTGAAGGAGGCTATAACTATCTCTTACTTATAGACAACGTAATGCTTCTGCACGATTCCATCCTAcaaggccaagaaaaaaaaacgaatatgaACTAAATTCTCACATTTCCTGAAAACAGAAACTTACTCTCATTAAAATAACGCAATCGAAAACCctttgaaacaaaacaaaatttccAGACTACATAACGCGTGTGAAAGAAGCGTTGAAGCGTCCCGCACGCAAGCTCAACTCCATAAATGGTGAGCCGCATGGTCGACACTTCTTGGCCAGAAATAACGACGCGTCTTCCACGGTCACGGGTTCAAGGTCGAACCTTTCGCGCAGCGAAATGCGAACGCGAAGTTATGATCCCCCCGGACCGCACCGTTGCAGTCGAAGGCGATGTTCAGCCTGGTCTGGGTGTGGCAGTAGTTGATGAAAAACAGCTTTTCCGGCGAGAACTCGCGTAGCGTGGGCAACACCGTCTTGTGGGCTTGGAGAGCGCGGAAGGCCGGCATGAAGTCCGGCACCGAGTCCAGCCGACTACGCGATGACGACTCGCTCGTTCGGACGGACGTCGCGTTTCCCGACAGCGGAGGACTTTTGTCCCCAGAAGTGACGTGGCCGGAAGGAATCACGCGGAGATCGACGTGTCCTGTGCCGACTCCACGCAACACCGCTGCCGCGAAGGCGGCTCCCAGGCCTCCGTAGTTGATGGCCGCGGCCGCTTCGGGGTAGTAGAACGGCTCGTGTGCCATCATCATCGACACAGTGGCTTCGTTGAGCAGGAAGTCGTAGGAGACGGCGCTCTTGGCGAAATTGTGCGGCAACCTCTTGTCTTCGAAGTAGGCGCCGCTACCGAGAAGCGCCGCGTTTTGCCGACGCTCGGCGATCCAGTGTCCGAGCGCGGTATTCTTCGTGGTGTGGTAGGACCGGTAGATGCGGCGAAGCGTTTCGCTCGATCGGTACTCCGGCATGGGCCACAGGTTGACGCTCATCGCTCGAATTTTCTCCGCCACTTTCGCGCGGATCATCGGGGGCCAGTTGGAGTGTTCGTACGCGGCCGCCGCCATTTCACGGACGTTGACGAGGAGTTCATCGACTCTCTGCGTGACGTTCGGAGGGAAGTTGAGCGCGACATGCTTGGAGAGCACCAGGATCTTGAAGGAGTGCTCCACTTGGGTCTCGCAGAATAGGGGACGCAAGAGGTCGCCCACTTCCTTGTCGCCGTACTTGAGGTCGAAGAAGCGGCCATCGGCAATCGGAGCGTATATCTGGAGAACCCACCAGCCCAGGTGACTGAGGACCAGAGAAGGGTCGTGATCGGCTGTGATGTGGCGCGTTACTTCGGCAGTGCCCACTTTCTCGACGATGGCCACGTCCGAACCTACAAAGGCTTCCTCGAGCCCGAAGTATTTGTTCATTAGGGACACGAGACGATCGGCGCGCGGGCCGAATGCGCTGGCGAGCGAGTCGAAAGAGTACAAACTGGATCCCACGTTCTTGTGAAGGGACTCGAGCCTGAACACCACCTGTCGCGTGAAGTTAAACACAGCGTAGCAGTTGGCCACTATCAGCCCCTCCCTCGCTGTCTCGTTGTAACCTGCGAAGTACACTAGATACTGGTGGATGTACCGACGCACCGCGGAGTCAGTGCTTATCGACCTGAACTGGTTGGCCCAGAACTTGGCGAACGCGCTCGGTCCGACGTACACCGTTCGTCGGCCACTGACGGTCTTGTTCGGTAGCAGCCTCACGTCAAACCAGAGCGGTATGTTCCACCGAACGCACAGGTTCAGGTGCACGTCGAACGGGTTCGCGTCACCAGGTGGCGCCTCGGGCCAGGGAATGCCGAGGCTTCGCATGAGTTCCCTGAACATCCTCCGCGTGTCGTCCGCTCGCTCGGTGGACCGATTCACGCAGGCGCCGAACGACGAGGCTACCATGTTGCCCAAGGGCGACTCGAAGTCGCGGCTCGACATCTCGCCGGCCACACGCCTCGCCCAGTTGTACTTGACGTGCCACTTCAAGTTCCAATGCGCGGTCGCGACTCGGTGCGGGTCCGGCAGCCAGCGCGACGTCACGTACGCCTTGAAGTCGTGGCACGGGTCGGCGCTGGCGTTGAGCGAGTGCATAAGCAGCGATTCGGACTTGGCGCAATCTTCGCTGCGGCAGCTGAACATGTCCACGTACTGCTGGCTATCGTGCTCGCCTGCTGCACCAGACACCAGGTAGTAGACGCCGAGTGCTGCAAGGGCCACGACTGCGGCCATCGCGGAGACGAAGACGCAAGCCCAGGCGCCCATTCCGCAAAGGCACTTCTTGTCCAGACGCCCCTTGCGTGGCGGTGAGCCCTgccacaaataataaaaaaaaagaaatatggcaaGCTGATGCGGCTCTGTCCGCGCCGTTCTTTGTCGCATGCAACGCGGAAATCATATTCGTGTAGGACGTGCCTAAGCAGGCGTTTCACGCAGTCCTGGCAAAAAGGAGTATCTTCGATTTCTCGTCCCCGAGTCCCCAAGGATGCCCGAGGCGCTGCGTACGTCAACGCTTGTTAGCTGAAAGTGTACCGCTTAGGGCAGACCGGGATGACAAATAGAGGACGTGCAAGGAAGTTGACAAACGAGAGGCTTTCGTTCGAGCTGTTTCATGCACCTTATTATAGCAGCATTGGAAGCGGACTAAATGTAGGCCTCATATAGGGTCAACGTGTTACATTCGGTAATGTAGCCTGTCATGCGACCGAAATGACCCTTTGTCATGGCACCACTGACCACTGGAAAGCCAGTGAAACTCTGTAAGTTGGCGAAAGCTATAATGCGCGGCCGACTTCAGGCTATGTACACGGCCGATGTGATTGCACATTGAGCAGGCCTACAGTGGGAGTGTTCCCTGCACATTTAGGGAACGCCTTCTATCATGGAGTAGGAATTTCGAACATGGAGATAAGTGTGGAACAAGCAGTCACGCTCGCTTGAAGGAGTTGCCAGCGTTATGTCGTCTTTAGGACTGTTTACGCTCGTGCTCACCGGTAGCGGTGCTGACCTGCACTGTTCAGGCCTCATCACCAGAAGGTCTGTTGCAGTGGTTCCAAACGACGACGCCGAGAACCCAGCACTCATTATGAAAGAAGGTGATAGCCCTAATGGTTGGAAAAAAAGGATGATGATATATTTTTCAAGGATGGCACAGCCCCACTGCGACGGACAAGGCACGAATCAGATGTTATTacgaaaataaaaatataatcggaaatacaaaagaaagcggTCAGCATCAACGTATATCAACAATGAgttgggatgatgatgatgatgatgatgatgatgatgatgatgatgatgatgatgatgatgatgatagtggtggtggtcgtggtggtggcggcggcggcgttggcggtggcggtagtggtggtggtggtgctcaGCTATTGCACGCAGCCAAAAAGCGGATACGCCACGAGGCAGGCAACGTTACACAAATAACTACTCTTAGGAGAGTCAAGAAATATGCAAGAGCAAAGGCAACTAGAAGGAACAGAAGACAACAACAGTGTGTAATTGGGGCAGTAAGACTTAATGACATAATAATAAAAATGAGGTATTCAAGAACGAAATGTAAAACATTGCATTAAAGGAAAGTAATTTCAGCAATAAGTCAATTTTAGTGCAATGATCAgtacacagaaaagaaaaaaactaaggCAATAGCAATTAACACGGGATATTGCCTtcccttttgttgttgttgttgaaattgttgttgtcgttgttgttgtttgcaGCTAGTTTCCAGCGTTTCGTGATATGCGTAGGCAAGAACGTTGGTGGCGTCTATAGAGCTAAAATAGCTCAAGCATAAGGCAACGTCGCCGGGTGGCTCTCTTTTCGTCCTCGGGGGTAATTGTCGAGAAAGACTGGAGCGATATAGTGGATCGTCCTCTTCAGCGCTTTCAAGTGGATTGCCCTCTTTAGTGCTGTTGCTCTTGAATAGCGCTAGCGCTGACAGTCCGTGCCTGCTCTAACGGCCGGTCCCAAACGCCAGTGACTAACAAAGgtcattatatattatatatcatTATaaaggtcatatatatatatatatatatatatatatatatatatatatatatatatatatatatatatatataaactaatATTTGTGATGTCAGGCTGGTGCACTGGGGCTAGAGTTTCGGGGACAATTTATAAAAAACAGGAACTAATTAACGAAAACAGACTTTCGAGAACACAATTTACCAGTTTGCTTGATTTACTGCATGCATTCTTAAAAAATCACAGCCCAAGCACTCCATACATGTGGCTAACCactgaagctgaaacgtgcggccccggtgtttgtcCCTggtttaatcccgacggttcataaaacgacagcttggtaggctaccggatcctcggtacgcagttgctgcttgcacacGGCTGCATGAGTCTGTTCTTGTGTCcgggctccagcatcggtacGGCGTAGAAGACCTcgctcccggttctgctcgcgtcGTTGCTGGTGGAAAGCTGCGTGCTCCTCGGGAGTACGTGTGACGCGTGGCCTATACCCAATTCAGAGTCTGAGACAAACTGTTGCGCACGCCctgctgcgacggagagcaaggacgtcactactggcacagccaatcgcgcgcctctcttttttctttttttctgattcgcGCATGCGGGTGGGGTTGCGCCggaagagttttcggcgtacaggcgacagacaggcggacggacgggcAGACGAATCGGCTTGACATATGCGGCTTTCGCTGTCAAAATTTTTCACCCTTGGGGGCGTATCCTGTcccacaactataatcgtcatgTCTCtagcccgcatttcctttctttaacgctgctagCCTGTTACTTCCAAGTCGAACGGCTTTCGCGTTTTCGGCGTGGCAAAGCCTTCTCAACAGGAAAATAGCGAGcactgagttttcaagaaaggaaacggaaacaaggcagatgattatAATCGTTGTGCAACAAGATTAACCCCAAAGGGTTTAAACTTTTTTTTAAGAGCACACATCGATAAAAGACAATTTTCCTTAAGCGTCCGCAACTTCTGCATACGCAATGCGCAGGCAAACTTTCGTCAGCCCGGTTTTAGTTGCGCGACGTCCATGTCGCATGCGTGCTTGCGTTTCTCGCCAGCAGCGGGATCTCGCGAGAGTGCACTAGCTGCACAAGTGCGCAAATCCCGCGCGCAAGCATGAGCTGCGTGCGTATACGCACGCGACGCCAGAAGTAGCGGTTACGTTCCACGCTTGCGAACATTTTCATAGGCAACTTACCTTGATGACGCAAGACCGTTGCGTACGTTACACTAAAACTGTCTAATCGCCTGCCGTGTGACCTTCCAGGACATAATTGTACGTGCCTACATCGTGTTTCGTTAAACGTCGCCTGCACAAGTATTCCGGTTCTTATGGTGAAGCtggatatgggggggggggggggggggctagtttCCAGTGGATCGATACATCAGACCAAAAACCGCGGGCTGATCCCGAATATAGCGCAatagcgggccgacccgcggcggaggtgacgttGGCTTCAAACACTCCGCCAAATTGCAAAAGTAAGTTTAATATCtagggtccaaatacaacccgtatcagatgtTAGGTTGATTCCAACAGATattacactttgacccgcgtcggccatgtctacgttcgcaccgccctctctttgacagcgttccaagcgcttgcgcaaCTCCGTCGTACACGCGAATGTATATGGAAATCAAGGTAAATGATTCCGTACCTGTGTTCTAAATTCTGTGCCACCTCTGTGTAGCACGCTAAGCAGCttggctggtcatccaccttgacaaagtggaatggctcatgattttattattattattattattattattattattattattattattattattattattattattattattattattattattattattattattgtgtgtTTTGCCTTCCCTAACTGTACAATTCTTTATGAGGGACGCCGTTAGTGGCAGGTCGCAAATAAATTTTAACGACCTGGATCCTTCTTCAAAGTGTACCTAAAGCACACTATGTTCGAGCGTGTCTTTGCATTCCGCCGCCATATGAATGGGGACGCGCCGTGTCCGGTATAATCCCCGTGCTTCTGCCGCTCGACGCCATAACCGGCGAGCCAATGGAGCTGGTGCTTATGCAAACTGCACTTCCCGTACAAATTTCACATGGCGCGATCGCCATTCTGTAGTAGCTCGCGCAATGCGCGCGGTGACTTGCATATGCGCGCGTACATGCGCGCTGTGTATGCGGCCGCAGGAGCCAGTCCTCGCATCTCACATAACTCTTCAAAATGCTtacacccatagagtttctcactacattacctagaggaaaatctggcgctgctgcgctgtggtatgcatgggaatgccggtatgttgtgacttcggattggcatcgttctcggatagacaggacaccttgaagacgcgcttggcaagtaccgttccgtctgtcacaatgattcattttctactaaaacagcacgtgagaagcagttttagctttattattacgcgaaaacatgttttgtttaactatgagaacttgttattgcgtgtacgcttatatgttacgtaaaaagtatcagcgggccgctaaagttggaggacagacgacaaggttcccgctcgctttgaaacagtttgtcgtctgttcttgcttttcttcgcttggtcatgcattgtggatgagtaaagatgtaatatgcgtgaatggaaacattttatgaagattttactttgagaacgcgttatttgcatagccatatccacgttttagaggAAGCCTctcacaacaccagccaacacgagcctcgcagacacatataccgtcattcccatggcggcacggtgcccccttaagaaactcccatagacggtggcgccagattaccctctaggtgttatagtgagaaactctatgcttacaccctttggggcttatcttgccccACAATCGCCGTCTGccatgcttgcgtttcctttctcgaaaactcggCGCTGGATAATTTCccgtcgagaatgctgcgtcatgctgacaacgcgcaagccgttcgtgacacggaagtgccgggctcgcaacgttaaagaaaggaaatgcgggcaagacacaagacgattatcgttgtggggcagGACAAGCTCCAAACGGTACAGACTTAAGAGTGTAGTGCAAGGATGACGTCACTCAGTGTAGTGCAGCCGGCGAGCGCTAGAATTAAAGAGCGAGGGACGCTGAGACTGGAGGACAGACGACACTATATACAGTGACCTACTTGTAGCTCATCTACTGCGTTCTTCGGCCACAAGCACAGAAACAGAAATCAACCTTGTTTTACAAACGGCTGCGGTGCCAGTCATTTAAAATAAATACGCTGTGCTAACCACGCTAATACTATTTGCACAGGCAATTTGTGTGCTTCGGCGGACACATGTTTTGAAAACACGTTAATCAGCAAATACATAAATTTTTAACAgactttttttgttattttataaTAGAGAGATTGAGGTTTTAATGAAACAGAAAGCATCAaggaaagatatatatatatatatatatatatatatatatatatatatatatatatatatatatatatatatatcaacgagaagaaaggggtgttaagcgaggggcccgattttattagtcatatcataagaagccaacaaacactgacaccaaggacaacatagaggaaacaATGCGAAGGCTGTacgttcggttcccacctgcggcaagttgttttttcatccactttaatttccattaacttatcgtttgtttatttcatttattaagcacaagtaatttcccctatgttgtccttggtatcagtgtttgttggcttcttatgatatgactatatatatatatatatatatatatatatatatatgtatatatatatatatatatatatatatatatatatatatatatatatatatatatatattggccggggtagttggagaagtatggaagaggcctttgccctgctgcagtgggcgtaaccaggatgatatatttatatatatatatatatatatatatatatatatatatatatatatatatatatatatatatatatatatatatatatatgtgtgtgtaggCGTCACGGCAgggaggatgttccacgtccgccgccaaggtttgtgagtggtggcgctggctactACCACTCCCACGGTTCTATTAGGAAACCCAAGAAAGTGGTtacggaaacggcgccgcggtagcccaattggtagagcatcgcacgcgaaatgagaaggttgtggaatcgttcccTACCTACGTCAAGTTTTTTCAATGCTTGAAGAAACCAAAATGCGAAGAGGGCTCCATTTTGTTTTGTATCTGCAAGGCATTTGTGCTTCATGTACGTTCATAATCAAAT
The sequence above is a segment of the Dermacentor variabilis isolate Ectoservices chromosome 7, ASM5094787v1, whole genome shotgun sequence genome. Coding sequences within it:
- the LOC142588839 gene encoding neprilysin-11-like codes for the protein MAAVVALAALGVYYLVSGAAGEHDSQQYVDMFSCRSEDCAKSESLLMHSLNASADPCHDFKAYVTSRWLPDPHRVATAHWNLKWHVKYNWARRVAGEMSSRDFESPLGNMVASSFGACVNRSTERADDTRRMFRELMRSLGIPWPEAPPGDANPFDVHLNLCVRWNIPLWFDVRLLPNKTVSGRRTVYVGPSAFAKFWANQFRSISTDSAVRRYIHQYLVYFAGYNETAREGLIVANCYAVFNFTRQVVFRLESLHKNVGSSLYSFDSLASAFGPRADRLVSLMNKYFGLEEAFVGSDVAIVEKVGTAEVTRHITADHDPSLVLSHLGWWVLQIYAPIADGRFFDLKYGDKEVGDLLRPLFCETQVEHSFKILVLSKHVALNFPPNVTQRVDELLVNVREMAAAAYEHSNWPPMIRAKVAEKIRAMSVNLWPMPEYRSSETLRRIYRSYHTTKNTALGHWIAERRQNAALLGSGAYFEDKRLPHNFAKSAVSYDFLLNEATVSMMMAHEPFYYPEAAAAINYGGLGAAFAAAVLRGVGTGHVDLRVIPSGHVTSGDKSPPLSGNATSVRTSESSSRSRLDSVPDFMPAFRALQAHKTVLPTLREFSPEKLFFINYCHTQTRLNIAFDCNGAVRGDHNFAFAFRCAKGSTLNP